One stretch of Zerene cesonia ecotype Mississippi chromosome 20, Zerene_cesonia_1.1, whole genome shotgun sequence DNA includes these proteins:
- the LOC119834977 gene encoding NECAP-like protein CG9132 has translation MDTYESVLLVKNEVFVFKIPPRTTNRGYRAADWNLQEPQWTGRMRLVAKGDELIMKLEDKTSGELFAKCPIDKYPGVALESVTDSSRYFVVKIQDDNGRSAYIGLGFGDRSDSFDLNVALQDHFKYLRKEQESDQGQQQHLDLSFKDGETIKINMKITKKDGSETSRPRRTGGVGGGLLPPPPGGSKLPPPPSPQHVPTPSSANPTGSNTEWGDFNSAGSASQKPTTPANQQNWVQF, from the exons ATGGACACTTATGAAAGTGTGTTACTTGTTAAAAATgaagtttttgtatttaaaatacctcCTCGAACTACCAATAGAGGATACAg GGCAGCTGATTGGAACCTACAAGAACCTCAGTGGACGGGGCGTATGCGGTTGGTAGCGAAAGGCGATGAGCTAATTATGAAGTTGGAAGATAAAACATCTGGCGAGTTATTCGCGAAATGTCCCATAGATAAATATCCTGGAGTTGCTCTTGAGTCTGTGACAGATAGCTCCAGGTATTTTGTTGTGAAAATACAAGATGATAATG gtcGTAGTGCTTACATTGGCCTTGGTTTTGGAGACAGATCAGATTCTTTTGACCTTAATGTTGCACTTCAAGATCATTTCAAGTACTTGAGGAAAGAACAAGAATCTGACCAGGGGCAACAGCAACACCTTGATCTCAGTTTTAAGGATggagaaacaataaaaattaacatgaaaATTACG aagaAAGATGGCAGTGAAACAAGCAGACCCCGTCGCACAGGGGGTGTTGGTGGCGGTTTGTTACCTCCGCCCCCGGGTGGTTCCAAACTACCACCTCCACCTTCACCACAACATGTGCCCACTCCATCATCAGCGAATCCCACTGGGTCTAACACTGAGTGGGGTGATTTCAATTCTGCTGG aaGTGCAAGTCAAAAGCCAACAACCCCAGCAAATCAACAAAACTGGGTTCAATTTTGA
- the LOC119835034 gene encoding potassium voltage-gated channel subfamily H member 8-like isoform X2 gives MPVRKGLLAPQNTFLDTIATRFDGTHSNFVLGNAQVPSYPIVYCSDGFCELTGWARAHIMQKGCACKFLHGPDTHEDHRREIDAALDSKHELKLELIFYKKIGTPFWCLLDIVPIKNEKREVVLFLASFKDITNTKMAAMNTNEDFDSAALLGARFRAESSCLLPDPNGNLDPEAPSPANMGRRRSRAVLYQLSGHYKPDKMKSKLKLNNVSKNLLHSSDPPLPEYKTSAIKKSKFIISHYGVFKTFWDWLILIATFYVAVVVPYNASFVDEGHPRISVTSDVIVEALFIIDIVLNFRTTFVSKKGEVVSDSKAIALNYIRSWFVVDLLAALPFDLLYASDVYSGTESTHGNVHLVKLTRLLRLARLLQKMDRYSQYSALILTLLMLSFTLVAHWLACIWFIIAEKEIEHHKNESWDLGWINNLAERLKIPIGNISHSESYVTALYFTCSSLTSVGFGNVSANTLPEKIFSILVMLVGALMHAVVFGNVTAIIQRMYSRRSMYQSKWRDLKDFLTINQVPKELKQRMQDYFQTMWSLNHGIDIHETLKEFPEELRGDVSLHLHREILSLPIFESASQGCLKLLSLHIRNNFCAPGEYLVHKGDALTYIYYICNGSMEVMQNDMVVAILGKGDLVGCDMNTHLQAYNGTGTSQSNNPDVVVKSSSDVKALTYCDLKCINMIGLAEVLRLYPEYQQEFIHDIQHDLTYNLREGYEAEQESDGNGHPSLTLPSISEDDENAAEDQALSPKKPLVPSTSSPRHARFRSDGQARLTHRELRERIERQRSVATPKITRADSLEGLNLEIRSSVERLDTQVSSLHHDVAALSMEVRNAIQALQEMTGPVWHAAHSNPNLQWNAPPNQLARSCSHPPDVFCWDQQERPITPERPKINRCTQTDPFLNCVTQYIMEHPATVMLLLGLDPMANLTPVMAPAVEYYDTRSRRPSGLEQIMESENGSQSPSSTTSEKAEPNISPTGSAKCINTQPEVKRLFDKDCKGANMKRNRYSASDISEVSERLLPTRASNQSTYSLKNNFNS, from the exons ATAGTAACTTCGTGTTGGGGAATGCCCAAGTACCGTCGTACCCCATCGTTTACTGCTCGGACGGGTTCTGCGAGCTGACGGGGTGGGCGCGCGCGCACATCATGCAGAAGGGGTGCGCCTGCAAGTTCCTCCATGGCCCCGACACGCATGAAGACCACCGCCGCGAGATCGACGCAGCCCTTGACTCTAAACATGAACTCAAGCTGGAACTCATCTTCTATAAGAAAATtg GAACACCTTTCTGGTGCCTGCTCGATATCGTtccaattaaaaatgaaaaacggGAGGTCGTGTTGTTTCTCGCCTCATTCAAGGATATCACAAATACAAAGATGGCCGCCATGAATACTAATGAGGACTTCGATAGCG CGGCACTCTTGGGCGCCCGGTTCCGAGCTGAATCTAGTTGCCTCCTTCCAGACCCGAATGGCAATCTTGACCCCGAAGCGCCTTCACCTGCTAACATGGGCAGGCGGCGCTCCAGGGCCGTTCTTTACCAGCTTTCAGGACACTACAAACCGGATAAAATGAAGTCTAAACTAAAACTCAACAATGTCAGTAAG aaCCTGCTACATTCATCCGATCCTCCGCTTCCCGAGTACAAAACGTCAGCGATAAAAAAGTCCAAATTTATTATCTCGCATTATGGCGTTTTTAAAACCTTCTGGGATTGGTTAATCCTAATAGCGACATTTTATGTAGCGGTTGTTGTGCCGTATAATGCCAGCTTCGTTGACGAAGGCCACCCAAGGATAAGTGTAACGAGCGATGTCATAGTGGAAGCACTTTTTATAATAG ATATTGTCCTCAACTTCCGAACGACGTTTGTAAGCAAGAAAGGGGAAGTGGTATCGGACTCCAAAGCGATAGCTCTTAATTATATTCGTTCATGGTTCGTGGTGGATCTCCTGGCCGCGCTCCCTTTTGACCTACTTTACGCTTCAGACGTATACAGCGGGACG GAGTCTACGCACGGTAATGTTCACTTAGTCAAGCTCACCCGTTTGCTACGTCTCGCTAGACTACTGCAGAAGATGGACCGTTACTCCCAATACTCAGCCCTCATCCTCACGCTACTTATGTTGTCGTTCACTTTAGTCGCTCACTGGCTCGCCTGCATTTGGTTTATCATTGCTGAAAAAGAGATTGAACATCACAAAAATGAAAGTTGGGATTTAG GTTGGATCAATAACTTGGCGGAAAGATTGAAAATACCAATAGGGAACATATCACACAGCGAAAGCTATGTCACGGCGCTGTACTTCACCTGTTCGTCGTTAACGAGCGTCGGCTTTGGAAATGTGTCAGCGAACACTTTGCCAGAGAAAATTTTCAGCATACTAGTTATGTTGGTGGGAG CTCTAATGCACGCTGTGGTTTTCGGTAACGTAACCGCAATCATACAAAGGATGTACTCGCGCCGATCGATGTATCAAAGTAAATGGAGAGATTTGAAGGACTTCCTGACTATCAACCAAGTCCCTAAGGAGCTGAAACAACGAATGCAAGATTATTTCCAGACGATGTGGTCTCTCAACCATGGTATTGATATCCACGAG acacTAAAAGAATTCCCAGAAGAGTTGAGAGGCGACGTTTCGCTACATTTACATAGGGAAATCCTGTCGCTCCCAATATTCGAGTCCGCCTCTCAGGGCTGCCTCAAGCTTCTATCTCTGCATATTCGAAACAACTTCTGTGCTCCCGGCGAATATCTCGTGCACAAAGGCGATGCATTGACATACATTTACTACATTTGTAACGGCTCAATGGAAGTGATGCAAAATGATATGGTTGTTGCTATATTGG GAAAGGGAGATTTAGTGGGTTGTGATATGAACACCCACTTACAAGCTTACAACGGTACGGGTACATCGCAATCTAATAACCCCGACGTCGTCGTCAAATCTAGTAGCGACGTGAAG GCGCTCACTTACTGCGATCTCAAGTGCATTAACATGATTGGTCTAGCCGAGGTACTGCGCTTATATCCAGAGTATCAGCAGGAATTTATACACGATATACAACATGACCTCACGTATAATTTGAGAGAGGGATACGAGGCAGAGCAGGAATCTGATGGAAACGGACACCCTTCGTTGACGCTTCCCTCAATATCGGAAGATGATGAAAACGCAGCAGAAGATCAGGCTCTATCACCGAAAAAACCACTGGTTCCGAGTACCAGTAGTCCCCGTCATGCAAGATTTAG ATCGGACGGGCAAGCCCGATTAACTCATAGAGAATTACGAGAGAGAATTGAAAGACAACGTTCGGTAGCAACGCCCAAAATTACGAGAGCCGACTCTTTAGAaggtttaaatttagaaatacgTTCGTCTGTTGAGAGACTCGACACACAGGTATCCAGTTTACATCATGACGTCGCCGCGCTCAGCATGGAG GTACGGAATGCAATCCAAGCTCTACAGGAGATGACGGGTCCCGTATGGCATGCCGCACATTCTAACCCTAACTTGCAGTGGAATGCTCCACCTAATCAACTAGCTCGCAGCTGCAGTCATCCGCCTGATGTGTTTTGTTGGGATCAG CAGGAAAGGCCAATAACTCCAGAGCGaccaaaaataaatcgatGTACGCAAACGGACCCTTTTTTGAACTGCGTCACACAATACATAATGGAACATCCAGCCACCGTGATGCTTTTACTCGGCTTAGACCCCATGGCAAACTTAACACCGGTTATGGCTCCAGCTGTAGAGTATTACGACACACGAAGTCGACGACCCAGTGGCTTAGAGCAGATTATGGAATCTGAAAACGGAAGTCAATCTCCGTCCAGTACAACCAGTGAAAAAGCCGAACCGAATATTAGTCCCACTGGCAGCGCCAAGTGTATTAACACACAGCCAGAGGTAAAAAGACTATTTGACAAAGACTGTAAAGGTGCcaatatgaaaagaaatagGTATTCTGCTAGTGATATAAGTGAAGTGTCCGAACGATTGTTACCGACGAGAGCCTCCAATCAAAGCACTTACAgtctcaaaaataattttaacagttaa
- the LOC119835034 gene encoding potassium voltage-gated channel subfamily H member 8-like isoform X1 produces MPVRKGLLAPQNTFLDTIATRFDGTHSNFVLGNAQVPSYPIVYCSDGFCELTGWARAHIMQKGCACKFLHGPDTHEDHRREIDAALDSKHELKLELIFYKKIGTPFWCLLDIVPIKNEKREVVLFLASFKDITNTKMAAMNTNEDFDSGAAVRPSAGVVTLALSPFVPAAALLGARFRAESSCLLPDPNGNLDPEAPSPANMGRRRSRAVLYQLSGHYKPDKMKSKLKLNNVSKNLLHSSDPPLPEYKTSAIKKSKFIISHYGVFKTFWDWLILIATFYVAVVVPYNASFVDEGHPRISVTSDVIVEALFIIDIVLNFRTTFVSKKGEVVSDSKAIALNYIRSWFVVDLLAALPFDLLYASDVYSGTESTHGNVHLVKLTRLLRLARLLQKMDRYSQYSALILTLLMLSFTLVAHWLACIWFIIAEKEIEHHKNESWDLGWINNLAERLKIPIGNISHSESYVTALYFTCSSLTSVGFGNVSANTLPEKIFSILVMLVGALMHAVVFGNVTAIIQRMYSRRSMYQSKWRDLKDFLTINQVPKELKQRMQDYFQTMWSLNHGIDIHETLKEFPEELRGDVSLHLHREILSLPIFESASQGCLKLLSLHIRNNFCAPGEYLVHKGDALTYIYYICNGSMEVMQNDMVVAILGKGDLVGCDMNTHLQAYNGTGTSQSNNPDVVVKSSSDVKALTYCDLKCINMIGLAEVLRLYPEYQQEFIHDIQHDLTYNLREGYEAEQESDGNGHPSLTLPSISEDDENAAEDQALSPKKPLVPSTSSPRHARFRSDGQARLTHRELRERIERQRSVATPKITRADSLEGLNLEIRSSVERLDTQVSSLHHDVAALSMEVRNAIQALQEMTGPVWHAAHSNPNLQWNAPPNQLARSCSHPPDVFCWDQQERPITPERPKINRCTQTDPFLNCVTQYIMEHPATVMLLLGLDPMANLTPVMAPAVEYYDTRSRRPSGLEQIMESENGSQSPSSTTSEKAEPNISPTGSAKCINTQPEVKRLFDKDCKGANMKRNRYSASDISEVSERLLPTRASNQSTYSLKNNFNS; encoded by the exons ATAGTAACTTCGTGTTGGGGAATGCCCAAGTACCGTCGTACCCCATCGTTTACTGCTCGGACGGGTTCTGCGAGCTGACGGGGTGGGCGCGCGCGCACATCATGCAGAAGGGGTGCGCCTGCAAGTTCCTCCATGGCCCCGACACGCATGAAGACCACCGCCGCGAGATCGACGCAGCCCTTGACTCTAAACATGAACTCAAGCTGGAACTCATCTTCTATAAGAAAATtg GAACACCTTTCTGGTGCCTGCTCGATATCGTtccaattaaaaatgaaaaacggGAGGTCGTGTTGTTTCTCGCCTCATTCAAGGATATCACAAATACAAAGATGGCCGCCATGAATACTAATGAGGACTTCGATAGCG GAGCCGCGGTGCGGCCTTCGGCTGGCGTGGTAACTCTAGCGTTGTCCCCATTTGTACCCGCAGCGGCACTCTTGGGCGCCCGGTTCCGAGCTGAATCTAGTTGCCTCCTTCCAGACCCGAATGGCAATCTTGACCCCGAAGCGCCTTCACCTGCTAACATGGGCAGGCGGCGCTCCAGGGCCGTTCTTTACCAGCTTTCAGGACACTACAAACCGGATAAAATGAAGTCTAAACTAAAACTCAACAATGTCAGTAAG aaCCTGCTACATTCATCCGATCCTCCGCTTCCCGAGTACAAAACGTCAGCGATAAAAAAGTCCAAATTTATTATCTCGCATTATGGCGTTTTTAAAACCTTCTGGGATTGGTTAATCCTAATAGCGACATTTTATGTAGCGGTTGTTGTGCCGTATAATGCCAGCTTCGTTGACGAAGGCCACCCAAGGATAAGTGTAACGAGCGATGTCATAGTGGAAGCACTTTTTATAATAG ATATTGTCCTCAACTTCCGAACGACGTTTGTAAGCAAGAAAGGGGAAGTGGTATCGGACTCCAAAGCGATAGCTCTTAATTATATTCGTTCATGGTTCGTGGTGGATCTCCTGGCCGCGCTCCCTTTTGACCTACTTTACGCTTCAGACGTATACAGCGGGACG GAGTCTACGCACGGTAATGTTCACTTAGTCAAGCTCACCCGTTTGCTACGTCTCGCTAGACTACTGCAGAAGATGGACCGTTACTCCCAATACTCAGCCCTCATCCTCACGCTACTTATGTTGTCGTTCACTTTAGTCGCTCACTGGCTCGCCTGCATTTGGTTTATCATTGCTGAAAAAGAGATTGAACATCACAAAAATGAAAGTTGGGATTTAG GTTGGATCAATAACTTGGCGGAAAGATTGAAAATACCAATAGGGAACATATCACACAGCGAAAGCTATGTCACGGCGCTGTACTTCACCTGTTCGTCGTTAACGAGCGTCGGCTTTGGAAATGTGTCAGCGAACACTTTGCCAGAGAAAATTTTCAGCATACTAGTTATGTTGGTGGGAG CTCTAATGCACGCTGTGGTTTTCGGTAACGTAACCGCAATCATACAAAGGATGTACTCGCGCCGATCGATGTATCAAAGTAAATGGAGAGATTTGAAGGACTTCCTGACTATCAACCAAGTCCCTAAGGAGCTGAAACAACGAATGCAAGATTATTTCCAGACGATGTGGTCTCTCAACCATGGTATTGATATCCACGAG acacTAAAAGAATTCCCAGAAGAGTTGAGAGGCGACGTTTCGCTACATTTACATAGGGAAATCCTGTCGCTCCCAATATTCGAGTCCGCCTCTCAGGGCTGCCTCAAGCTTCTATCTCTGCATATTCGAAACAACTTCTGTGCTCCCGGCGAATATCTCGTGCACAAAGGCGATGCATTGACATACATTTACTACATTTGTAACGGCTCAATGGAAGTGATGCAAAATGATATGGTTGTTGCTATATTGG GAAAGGGAGATTTAGTGGGTTGTGATATGAACACCCACTTACAAGCTTACAACGGTACGGGTACATCGCAATCTAATAACCCCGACGTCGTCGTCAAATCTAGTAGCGACGTGAAG GCGCTCACTTACTGCGATCTCAAGTGCATTAACATGATTGGTCTAGCCGAGGTACTGCGCTTATATCCAGAGTATCAGCAGGAATTTATACACGATATACAACATGACCTCACGTATAATTTGAGAGAGGGATACGAGGCAGAGCAGGAATCTGATGGAAACGGACACCCTTCGTTGACGCTTCCCTCAATATCGGAAGATGATGAAAACGCAGCAGAAGATCAGGCTCTATCACCGAAAAAACCACTGGTTCCGAGTACCAGTAGTCCCCGTCATGCAAGATTTAG ATCGGACGGGCAAGCCCGATTAACTCATAGAGAATTACGAGAGAGAATTGAAAGACAACGTTCGGTAGCAACGCCCAAAATTACGAGAGCCGACTCTTTAGAaggtttaaatttagaaatacgTTCGTCTGTTGAGAGACTCGACACACAGGTATCCAGTTTACATCATGACGTCGCCGCGCTCAGCATGGAG GTACGGAATGCAATCCAAGCTCTACAGGAGATGACGGGTCCCGTATGGCATGCCGCACATTCTAACCCTAACTTGCAGTGGAATGCTCCACCTAATCAACTAGCTCGCAGCTGCAGTCATCCGCCTGATGTGTTTTGTTGGGATCAG CAGGAAAGGCCAATAACTCCAGAGCGaccaaaaataaatcgatGTACGCAAACGGACCCTTTTTTGAACTGCGTCACACAATACATAATGGAACATCCAGCCACCGTGATGCTTTTACTCGGCTTAGACCCCATGGCAAACTTAACACCGGTTATGGCTCCAGCTGTAGAGTATTACGACACACGAAGTCGACGACCCAGTGGCTTAGAGCAGATTATGGAATCTGAAAACGGAAGTCAATCTCCGTCCAGTACAACCAGTGAAAAAGCCGAACCGAATATTAGTCCCACTGGCAGCGCCAAGTGTATTAACACACAGCCAGAGGTAAAAAGACTATTTGACAAAGACTGTAAAGGTGCcaatatgaaaagaaatagGTATTCTGCTAGTGATATAAGTGAAGTGTCCGAACGATTGTTACCGACGAGAGCCTCCAATCAAAGCACTTACAgtctcaaaaataattttaacagttaa